One part of the Truepera radiovictrix DSM 17093 genome encodes these proteins:
- the folE gene encoding GTP cyclohydrolase I FolE — protein MHQIPPPAPSPLELDDPSPLPEAQALEATVARLIAQLGEDVTREGLQRTPARVARSLRFLTSGYAQDAQSVVRGALFRAEGAELVVVKGLEFYSLCEHHLLPFFGRVHIGYVPGEHILGLSKFARVVDVFARRLQVQERLTVQVADALEGVLRPRGVGVVVEASHLCMMMRGVQQQGSSTRTSVLRGVLGDPGVREEFLRAINTP, from the coding sequence ATGCACCAGATTCCACCCCCCGCCCCCAGCCCCCTCGAGCTCGATGACCCCAGCCCGCTCCCCGAAGCGCAGGCGCTCGAGGCGACCGTCGCGCGCCTTATCGCGCAGCTCGGCGAGGACGTCACGCGCGAAGGCCTGCAGCGCACGCCCGCGCGCGTCGCGCGCTCGCTGCGCTTTTTGACGAGCGGTTACGCCCAAGACGCCCAGAGTGTGGTGCGCGGCGCGCTCTTTCGCGCCGAGGGCGCGGAGCTCGTCGTGGTCAAGGGGCTCGAGTTCTACTCGCTCTGCGAACACCACCTGCTGCCCTTTTTCGGCCGCGTCCACATAGGCTACGTGCCCGGCGAGCACATCCTGGGTCTTAGCAAGTTCGCCCGCGTCGTCGACGTGTTCGCGCGGCGCTTGCAGGTGCAGGAGCGGCTGACGGTGCAGGTCGCCGACGCCCTCGAGGGGGTGCTGCGCCCCCGCGGGGTCGGGGTCGTCGTCGAGGCGAGTCACCTCTGCATGATGATGCGCGGGGTGCAGCAGCAGGGCTCGAGCACGCGCACGAGCGTCTTGCGCGGGGTGCTCGGGGACCCCGGGGTGCGGGAGGAGTTTCTGCGCGCGATCAACACGCCTTAG
- a CDS encoding ABC transporter ATP-binding protein, giving the protein MPTLHTQHLSLGYLEQLIVPDLSLAIPEGQITALVGANGSGKSTILKALARILKPRSGAAYLDGKAIHRLSTKQVAKALAILPQNPEAPEGLTVHELVSYGRFPHQRGLGGLNRDDHRAIHKALALTGMTVFAERPVGSLSGGQRQRAWIAMALAQGTDVLLLDEPTTFLDMAHQLEVLQLLERLNREEGRTIVMVVHDLNHASRYAQHMVAIVRGEVAVAGTPAEVMTPENLRRVFAIEADIVTDPRSGVPLCIPYGLRPRDNPSIGL; this is encoded by the coding sequence ATGCCTACCTTGCACACCCAACACCTCTCGCTGGGCTACCTCGAGCAGCTCATCGTCCCCGATTTGTCGCTCGCCATCCCCGAAGGGCAGATCACCGCGCTCGTCGGCGCCAACGGCTCGGGCAAGTCGACCATCCTCAAGGCGCTCGCGCGCATTTTAAAGCCGCGCTCGGGAGCGGCCTACCTCGACGGCAAGGCGATTCACCGCCTGTCCACCAAACAGGTCGCCAAAGCGCTCGCCATCTTGCCGCAAAACCCCGAAGCCCCCGAAGGCCTCACCGTCCACGAGCTCGTCTCGTATGGGCGCTTCCCCCACCAGCGCGGCCTCGGGGGGCTCAACCGAGACGACCACCGCGCGATCCATAAGGCGCTCGCGCTCACCGGTATGACGGTGTTCGCCGAACGGCCGGTGGGCAGCCTCTCGGGGGGGCAGCGGCAGCGGGCGTGGATCGCTATGGCGCTCGCCCAAGGGACGGACGTGCTGCTTCTGGACGAGCCCACGACCTTTCTCGACATGGCGCACCAGCTCGAGGTGCTGCAGCTTTTAGAGCGCCTCAACCGCGAGGAGGGGCGCACCATCGTGATGGTGGTGCACGACCTCAACCACGCGAGCCGCTACGCGCAGCACATGGTCGCCATCGTCCGCGGGGAGGTGGCGGTCGCCGGCACGCCCGCCGAGGTGATGACCCCGGAGAACCTGCGCCGCGTGTTCGCCATCGAAGCCGACATCGTCACCGACCCGCGCAGCGGCGTGCCGCTCTGCATCCCTTACGGGCTGAGGCCGCGGGACAACCCGAGTATCGGGTTATAA
- a CDS encoding transcriptional repressor gives MKRPLRSPPHHGRSPRPTERTPPPLRSVRSGAPGALLEVLPRLGPTTAEGVQRALAEDGLPLALSSIYTALGALERRGLVRALRAPGCSTLFVRAEAAGVYLLCRRCGGVVPLTLPTAYVDALRARSAAHGWQLFEPHAVLTGRCGRCRAAASP, from the coding sequence ATGAAACGCCCTCTTCGCTCCCCACCCCATCACGGGCGCTCGCCGCGGCCGACGGAACGTACCCCGCCCCCCCTCCGGAGCGTGCGCTCGGGTGCGCCCGGGGCGCTTTTAGAGGTGCTACCACGGCTCGGCCCGACGACCGCCGAAGGGGTGCAGCGCGCGCTCGCAGAGGACGGTCTGCCGCTCGCGCTGTCGAGCATCTACACGGCGCTCGGGGCGCTCGAGCGCCGCGGCCTCGTCCGCGCCCTGCGCGCCCCCGGGTGCAGCACCCTCTTCGTTCGGGCGGAGGCTGCGGGTGTCTACCTCCTCTGCCGACGTTGCGGTGGCGTCGTGCCGCTCACGCTGCCGACGGCGTACGTAGACGCGCTGCGGGCGCGGAGCGCCGCGCACGGCTGGCAGCTCTTTGAACCGCACGCCGTGCTCACGGGCCGGTGCGGGCGCTGCCGCGCAGCGGCGAGCCCCTGA
- a CDS encoding bifunctional nuclease family protein, whose product MDGMVRAVLEDIAVAGSGEFFVMLLKTAKGEFVPITIGHLEAMSILAGRSKERLPRPLSHDLMLSALELLGARIVRVEVTDLVTTDEGGTFYARLVLENRGIELELDARPSDALALAVRVDAPLWVAERVVERAGLSDFTGGAEA is encoded by the coding sequence ATGGACGGGATGGTTAGGGCGGTGCTAGAAGATATCGCGGTCGCGGGGAGCGGCGAGTTTTTCGTCATGCTCCTGAAAACCGCCAAGGGGGAGTTTGTTCCCATCACCATCGGGCACCTAGAGGCGATGTCGATCTTAGCAGGGCGCAGCAAAGAGCGCCTGCCGCGGCCCCTGTCGCACGACCTGATGCTCTCGGCGCTCGAGCTCCTAGGCGCCCGCATCGTACGCGTCGAGGTGACCGATCTCGTGACCACCGACGAAGGTGGCACCTTCTACGCGCGCTTGGTGCTCGAAAACCGCGGCATCGAGCTCGAGCTCGACGCGCGCCCTTCGGACGCGCTCGCGCTCGCCGTGCGGGTCGACGCCCCCCTCTGGGTCGCCGAGCGCGTGGTCGAGCGGGCGGGGCTGTCGGACTTTACGGGGGGGGCGGAAGCTTAA
- a CDS encoding HAD hydrolase family protein, with translation MLLAFDLDNTVVTRGNEIPDPIVRAVAAARRAGHLVTVLTGRPKASTLPFLDTLGVAGPYAVNHGAIVFGEDDAVLSRSLIAAPVVDRLVHRYGVDEGLEYAFMFDDDIYVRDPEDPRWSWAHTLNRNVLAFHKDRVRDADKIVFSADAAGPRMLLEIRDEHPELMRYLWPDGFLEVTGPGAHKGAALAHICRVLGVAQRDTVAFGDGINDVTMLEWAGHAVAVGDAHPDVLAVADERIEEPEALGVATWLEAHVQGVLS, from the coding sequence ATGCTACTCGCTTTCGACCTCGACAACACCGTCGTCACGCGCGGCAACGAGATCCCCGACCCCATCGTGCGGGCCGTTGCCGCCGCGCGCCGCGCGGGGCATCTCGTGACGGTGCTCACCGGGCGTCCAAAGGCCTCGACGCTCCCTTTTCTGGACACGCTTGGCGTCGCCGGTCCCTACGCCGTCAACCACGGCGCGATCGTCTTCGGTGAGGACGACGCGGTCCTCTCGCGCTCGCTCATCGCCGCGCCCGTCGTCGACCGGCTTGTGCACCGCTACGGCGTCGACGAGGGGCTCGAGTACGCCTTTATGTTCGACGACGACATCTACGTCCGCGACCCCGAAGACCCCCGCTGGAGCTGGGCGCACACGCTCAACCGCAACGTGCTCGCCTTTCACAAAGACCGGGTGCGCGACGCCGACAAGATCGTCTTTAGCGCCGACGCCGCCGGGCCGCGGATGCTCTTAGAGATTCGGGACGAACACCCCGAGCTGATGCGCTACCTCTGGCCCGACGGCTTTTTGGAGGTGACCGGCCCGGGGGCGCACAAAGGGGCCGCGCTCGCGCACATCTGCCGCGTGCTAGGCGTCGCGCAGCGCGACACGGTCGCCTTCGGCGACGGCATCAACGACGTCACCATGCTCGAGTGGGCGGGACACGCCGTCGCGGTCGGCGACGCTCACCCCGACGTCCTCGCGGTCGCCGACGAGCGCATTGAAGAGCCTGAAGCGCTCGGGGTGGCGACCTGGCTCGAGGCGCACGTGCAGGGGGTGCTGTCCTGA
- a CDS encoding alanyl-tRNA editing protein, whose amino-acid sequence MQLYQRNSYQRTFASAVLDVRPAPGATGQSWVRLEDTLFYPTSGGQPHDTGTLGGAAVTDVKLEGDAVWHLVAGRPEVGARVEGALDWSRRYRHMQRHSAQHLLSQAFYRLAPAFETRAVSLAGSVCTLDLAGAPSAEDAAQAETLALEAMYAALAVTTFEVDEGELSRYPLRRPPKVTGRVRLVQMGDFELSACGGTHVRCTGEALPLKVLKLERIRGALTRVHFAAGWEAQADYGVKHQLVSDLAARFSARPSDLSARVGALQAALHDLQRDLEAARARLAAGLAAELGRSASGGVVCYALREDQADLLEPLAGQLTERGLTALLAAPREGRAQLLFARPAAGEGDLRAALRAALPYLRGRGGGTPARAQGSGPETARVPEALEAASRALTPPPA is encoded by the coding sequence GTGCAGCTCTACCAGCGTAACAGCTACCAGAGGACGTTTGCGAGCGCGGTGCTTGACGTTCGACCCGCACCGGGGGCTACGGGTCAGAGCTGGGTGCGCCTAGAGGACACGCTCTTTTATCCGACCTCCGGCGGCCAGCCTCACGACACGGGTACGCTCGGGGGCGCAGCGGTGACCGACGTCAAGCTCGAAGGCGACGCGGTCTGGCACCTCGTCGCGGGGCGCCCCGAGGTGGGCGCGCGCGTGGAGGGGGCGCTCGACTGGTCGCGGCGCTACCGCCACATGCAGCGCCACAGTGCCCAGCACCTCCTGTCGCAGGCGTTTTACCGCCTTGCGCCCGCCTTCGAGACGCGCGCGGTCAGCCTCGCGGGGTCGGTGTGCACGCTCGACCTCGCGGGGGCGCCGAGCGCCGAGGATGCGGCGCAGGCCGAAACGCTCGCCCTGGAGGCCATGTACGCCGCGCTGGCGGTCACGACCTTCGAGGTCGACGAGGGGGAGCTGAGCCGCTACCCGCTTCGCCGCCCCCCCAAGGTCACCGGCAGGGTGCGGCTCGTGCAGATGGGCGACTTTGAGCTCTCGGCGTGCGGCGGAACGCACGTGCGGTGCACGGGTGAGGCGCTCCCGCTCAAGGTGCTCAAGTTAGAGCGCATCCGGGGCGCCCTGACCCGCGTCCACTTCGCGGCGGGGTGGGAGGCGCAGGCCGACTACGGGGTCAAGCACCAGCTCGTGAGCGACCTCGCCGCGCGCTTTAGCGCGCGCCCCAGCGACCTCAGCGCCCGCGTAGGCGCTCTGCAGGCGGCGCTGCACGACCTTCAGCGCGACCTCGAGGCGGCCCGAGCCCGCCTCGCCGCGGGACTCGCCGCTGAGCTCGGACGAAGCGCCAGCGGCGGGGTGGTGTGCTACGCGCTGCGCGAGGACCAGGCTGACCTCTTGGAGCCGCTCGCTGGGCAGCTCACCGAACGGGGGCTCACTGCCCTGCTCGCCGCACCCCGCGAGGGCCGCGCCCAGCTCCTCTTTGCGCGGCCTGCCGCGGGGGAGGGCGACCTGCGCGCGGCGCTGCGGGCAGCGCTACCCTATCTCCGCGGGCGCGGCGGCGGCACACCAGCGCGCGCTCAAGGGAGCGGCCCCGAGACCGCACGGGTGCCAGAGGCCCTCGAGGCCGCCTCCCGGGCGCTCACGCCACCCCCGGCGTGA
- a CDS encoding succinate dehydrogenase hydrophobic membrane anchor subunit yields the protein MAVRAPRTLRDARATYTTNGELAWWVFMRVSGLALIFLTFGHLYMSNIVIDAGQIDFSYVARRLSITWVKIYDTLLLGLAVLHGVNGARYSIEDYARHPGWRFGIKMGLYSATVLVMIIGIISLWAVDYTQYLNLPPDAMPGAAPGAVAPGH from the coding sequence ATGGCGGTTCGCGCACCACGGACGCTGCGCGACGCGCGCGCGACCTACACTACCAACGGCGAGCTCGCTTGGTGGGTATTCATGCGCGTGTCGGGGCTCGCGCTCATCTTCCTGACCTTCGGCCACCTCTACATGAGTAACATCGTCATCGACGCCGGTCAGATCGACTTTAGCTACGTCGCGCGGCGGCTCTCGATCACCTGGGTCAAGATCTACGACACGCTCCTCTTGGGGCTCGCCGTGCTCCACGGGGTCAACGGCGCGCGCTACAGCATCGAGGACTACGCCCGCCACCCGGGGTGGCGCTTCGGTATCAAGATGGGGCTCTACTCGGCTACCGTGCTGGTCATGATCATCGGCATTATCTCGCTCTGGGCGGTCGACTACACCCAGTACCTCAACCTGCCGCCGGACGCGATGCCGGGTGCGGCGCCTGGCGCCGTGGCGCCGGGGCACTAG
- a CDS encoding SLC13 family permease, whose translation MPPLTPDQTLTLATASVTLLGVAFGRLPGLHLNRATIALVGAGVLVAAGVLELREAWALIDGEILTLLFALMVVNAALTHVGLFRLLTRLAVSRARSALGLLVVLCFTAGVISAFFLNDTVVLMFTPLVLRVCLELGLKPVPYLVALAASANVGSVATLTGNPQNLVVGVQGGIGYLAFARALAPVALVGLVVVVALVALSHPREFRRPVTPNPSALPDDLKAPREGSRWRIGGVVAGMLAAFALGAPVAEAALLAATALLLVGGIPADKLLAELDWNLLLLFAGLFVTVGALGASGASAPLFAPVQPLLDAGLASLVAAVALLSNVLSNVPTVLLIAPVVPRLSDPQTAWLAVAMASTLAGNLTLAGAVANLIVAERARREGVKVSFWAFFKLGAPITLLTLLFGWWWLAS comes from the coding sequence ATGCCACCCTTGACCCCCGACCAGACCCTCACGCTGGCCACCGCCTCGGTCACCCTTTTGGGCGTCGCCTTCGGGCGCCTGCCGGGGCTGCACCTCAACCGCGCCACCATCGCCCTCGTCGGCGCCGGTGTGCTCGTCGCCGCCGGGGTGCTCGAGCTGCGCGAGGCGTGGGCGCTCATCGACGGCGAGATCCTCACGCTGCTCTTTGCGCTGATGGTCGTTAACGCCGCCCTGACGCACGTAGGGCTCTTCCGCCTGCTGACCCGCCTGGCGGTGTCGCGCGCGCGCAGCGCGTTGGGGCTCCTCGTCGTGCTCTGCTTCACCGCGGGGGTCATCTCGGCCTTTTTCCTCAACGACACCGTGGTCTTGATGTTTACCCCTTTGGTGCTGCGGGTGTGCCTCGAGCTCGGGCTCAAACCGGTCCCTTACCTGGTCGCGCTCGCGGCGAGCGCGAACGTCGGCAGCGTCGCGACCCTGACTGGCAACCCGCAAAACCTCGTCGTCGGGGTGCAGGGGGGGATCGGCTACCTCGCCTTCGCGCGGGCTTTGGCCCCCGTGGCGCTCGTTGGCCTCGTCGTGGTCGTCGCGCTCGTCGCCCTCAGCCACCCCCGCGAGTTTCGGCGCCCCGTCACCCCCAACCCGAGCGCCCTGCCCGACGACCTCAAGGCGCCCAGGGAGGGCTCGAGGTGGCGCATCGGGGGGGTCGTCGCGGGGATGCTCGCCGCCTTTGCGCTCGGCGCGCCCGTCGCCGAAGCCGCGCTGCTCGCCGCTACCGCCCTGCTGCTCGTCGGGGGGATTCCGGCCGACAAGCTCCTCGCCGAGCTCGACTGGAACCTCCTGCTGCTCTTTGCCGGCCTTTTCGTCACCGTCGGGGCGCTCGGGGCGAGCGGCGCGAGCGCCCCCCTGTTCGCGCCCGTGCAACCCCTCCTAGACGCCGGGCTCGCCTCCTTGGTCGCCGCCGTCGCTCTCCTGTCGAACGTGCTGTCAAACGTCCCCACCGTGCTCCTCATCGCGCCGGTGGTGCCGCGGCTCAGCGACCCGCAGACGGCGTGGTTGGCCGTCGCGATGGCCTCGACCTTGGCCGGCAACCTCACGCTCGCGGGCGCGGTCGCCAACCTCATCGTGGCCGAACGCGCGCGCCGCGAGGGGGTCAAGGTCTCCTTCTGGGCGTTTTTCAAGCTGGGCGCGCCGATCACGCTGCTGACGCTGCTCTTCGGGTGGTGGTGGCTTGCAAGCTAA
- the sdhC gene encoding succinate dehydrogenase, cytochrome b556 subunit: MYRGREGQWAFILHRLSGLAVFFYLMIHVVNISLASFGPQVSGPVLSFFHQGVFRIGLVLVMAGVVYHAFNGLRIILMDFTTWGTKYHRQLWYGVLAATVAIGIPVLWVVVPQIVADLS, from the coding sequence ATGTATAGGGGAAGAGAAGGGCAGTGGGCGTTTATCCTGCACCGCTTGTCCGGGTTAGCCGTCTTCTTTTACCTCATGATCCACGTGGTGAATATCAGCCTGGCGAGCTTTGGGCCGCAGGTCTCCGGACCCGTGCTGTCGTTTTTCCACCAGGGGGTCTTTCGCATCGGGCTGGTGCTCGTGATGGCCGGGGTGGTCTACCACGCCTTTAACGGGTTGCGCATTATCTTGATGGACTTTACCACCTGGGGCACGAAGTACCACCGCCAGCTCTGGTACGGCGTGTTGGCGGCGACCGTGGCGATCGGCATCCCGGTGTTGTGGGTTGTCGTCCCGCAGATCGTGGCGGACCTCTCCTGA
- the sdhA gene encoding succinate dehydrogenase flavoprotein subunit encodes MARAHKYDVIVVGAGGAGLMAARYAAQHPGVSVAVISKLYPTRSHTGAAQGGVGAALGNVSEDHPEWHAFDTIKGGDYLTDQDVAEMFAHEVVEAVYELEHMGLPFSRTPDGKIAQRKFGGHTREFGKSAVERACYAADRTGHMILQTLYQQSIKDNVVFFNEFHVLDILIEGGECVGVVAYELATGQLHTFHAKATVIASGGNGRMFKVTSNAHALTGDLMSVVYRRGIPLEDPEFYQFHPTGLYKIGVLLTEGARGEGGILRNKDGERFMERYAPTIKDLAPRDMVSRAMYMEIREGRGAGPDNDYIHLDLTHIDAHIIETRLPDITEFARIYLGVDPVKELVPIQPTAHYAMGGIPTTINTEVIRDGDNTIVPGLYAAGEVACASLHGANRLGTNSLGDLIVFGRRAGIYAARYAAETSYKDLPRDEQDFSRALIDRALNGPGWERVSRIRQDLQESMQDNASVFRTEETLTKQVEVLKELKERYQKIGVEDQGEQYNTELMEALELGFLLDNAEALVHAALNRKESRGAHSREDFKERDDEAWLKHTLVYKDGEGVRIDYKPVTLGKYEPKPRVY; translated from the coding sequence ATGGCAAGAGCGCATAAGTATGACGTGATCGTCGTGGGGGCAGGGGGTGCTGGGCTCATGGCGGCGCGCTACGCCGCGCAGCACCCCGGTGTGTCGGTAGCGGTGATCAGCAAGCTCTACCCCACGCGTTCGCATACGGGCGCGGCGCAGGGGGGGGTAGGGGCGGCGCTGGGCAACGTCTCGGAGGACCACCCCGAATGGCACGCCTTTGACACCATCAAGGGGGGCGACTACCTCACCGACCAAGACGTCGCCGAGATGTTCGCCCACGAGGTCGTCGAGGCCGTTTACGAGCTCGAGCACATGGGGTTGCCGTTTTCACGCACCCCCGACGGCAAGATCGCGCAGCGCAAGTTCGGCGGTCACACCCGCGAGTTCGGCAAGTCCGCCGTCGAGCGCGCCTGCTACGCGGCCGACCGCACCGGCCACATGATCTTGCAGACGCTCTATCAGCAGTCGATCAAGGATAACGTCGTCTTTTTCAACGAGTTTCACGTGCTAGACATCCTGATCGAGGGGGGCGAGTGCGTCGGCGTGGTCGCTTACGAGCTTGCCACGGGGCAGCTGCACACCTTCCACGCCAAAGCGACGGTGATCGCCTCGGGCGGCAATGGCCGCATGTTCAAAGTGACCTCGAACGCGCACGCCTTGACCGGCGACCTGATGAGCGTGGTGTACCGCCGCGGGATCCCGCTCGAGGACCCCGAGTTCTACCAGTTCCACCCGACGGGGCTCTACAAGATCGGGGTGTTGCTGACCGAGGGGGCGCGCGGCGAGGGCGGCATCTTGCGCAACAAAGACGGTGAGCGCTTTATGGAGCGTTACGCCCCGACGATCAAAGACCTCGCCCCGCGGGACATGGTCAGCCGGGCGATGTACATGGAGATCCGCGAGGGGCGTGGGGCGGGGCCGGACAACGACTACATCCACCTCGACCTCACCCACATCGACGCGCACATCATCGAAACCAGGCTCCCCGACATCACCGAGTTCGCCCGCATCTACCTAGGCGTCGACCCGGTCAAGGAGCTCGTCCCGATCCAGCCGACCGCGCACTACGCGATGGGGGGCATTCCGACGACCATCAACACCGAGGTGATCCGCGACGGCGACAACACCATTGTCCCGGGGCTCTACGCGGCGGGCGAGGTCGCCTGCGCGTCGCTGCACGGCGCCAACCGCTTGGGGACCAACAGCTTAGGCGACCTTATCGTCTTCGGGCGCCGCGCCGGTATCTACGCCGCCCGCTACGCCGCCGAGACCTCGTACAAAGACCTGCCCAGAGACGAACAGGACTTTTCACGCGCGCTTATCGACCGCGCGCTCAATGGTCCCGGTTGGGAGCGCGTCTCGCGCATCCGGCAGGACCTGCAGGAGTCGATGCAGGACAACGCGTCGGTCTTCCGCACCGAGGAGACCTTGACCAAACAGGTCGAGGTGCTTAAAGAGCTTAAAGAGCGCTACCAAAAGATCGGCGTCGAAGACCAGGGCGAGCAGTACAACACCGAGCTGATGGAGGCGCTCGAGCTCGGCTTCCTCCTCGACAACGCCGAAGCGCTCGTCCACGCCGCGCTAAACCGCAAAGAGTCGCGCGGCGCGCACTCGCGCGAGGACTTTAAAGAGCGCGACGACGAGGCGTGGCTCAAACACACCCTGGTCTACAAAGACGGCGA
- the dps gene encoding DNA starvation/stationary phase protection protein Dps, protein MTKTTQQLTFSTRIDIEEGVRKELIDILNQQLADATDLFTQTKQAHWNVKGMDFFQLHELFDDLAKRARNFADLLAERVTALGGAALGTVRMAAEATTLPEYPLETVQGHEVVDLMVERWAAYAASTRAAIRRSGELDEPTTEDLLTEISREVDESLYFLEAHVQRQ, encoded by the coding sequence ATGACCAAAACCACGCAGCAGCTGACCTTTAGCACCCGCATCGACATCGAAGAGGGCGTCCGCAAGGAGCTCATCGACATCCTTAACCAACAGCTCGCCGACGCCACGGACCTCTTTACGCAGACCAAGCAGGCGCACTGGAACGTCAAGGGGATGGACTTTTTCCAGCTTCACGAACTCTTCGACGACCTCGCCAAACGCGCCCGCAACTTCGCCGACCTGCTCGCCGAACGCGTGACGGCCCTCGGTGGGGCGGCGCTCGGCACCGTGCGCATGGCCGCGGAGGCGACCACGCTCCCCGAATACCCCCTCGAGACCGTGCAGGGCCACGAGGTCGTCGACCTGATGGTCGAGCGCTGGGCCGCCTACGCCGCCTCGACCCGCGCGGCGATCCGCCGCTCCGGCGAGCTCGACGAGCCGACCACCGAGGACCTCTTGACCGAGATCTCCCGCGAGGTCGACGAGTCGCTCTACTTCCTCGAGGCGCACGTCCAGCGCCAGTAG